The proteins below come from a single Miscanthus floridulus cultivar M001 chromosome 1, ASM1932011v1, whole genome shotgun sequence genomic window:
- the LOC136486737 gene encoding uncharacterized protein, which translates to MMRPEKRWKGRDPLTGKFAPRACCSPAPSTAVKEAIPTAPTALSALPGFKKKYGMALAAGFKKKATRFSSATAPSSSMVPTRATTKKLTEARINLEAARKEKKAAAPAETSSSTKTCRWLHTTVPCAKAAAGGSNHGQAQSFEVPTRTMEEALNVVPKPVHQKLDALHWTLDDIKEVANKLAERQDKFDEAMATFGPMLNVMALKVEDLLKKFEDTMPPKPKL; encoded by the exons ATGATGAGGCCAGAGAAGCGGTGGAAGGGGAGGGACCCACTCACTGGTAAGTTTGCCCCTAGGGCCTGCTGCTCGCCTGCGCCGTCAACGGCGGTGAAGGAGGCCATCCCGACCGCCCCGACAGCGTTGTCGGCGCTGCCGGGGTTCAAGAAGAAGTATGGGATGGCGTTGGCGGCGGGGTTCAAGAAGAAGGCCACGCGCTTTTCCTCGGCGACGGCGCCCTCTTCCTCGATGGTGCCGACAAGGGCCACGACGAAGAAGCTTACGGAAGCGAGGATCAATCTGGAGGCggcgaggaaggagaagaaggcggCGGCGCCAGCGGAGACCTCTTCCTCAACGAAGACCTGCCGTTGGCTCCACACAACCGTGCCCTGCGCCAAAGCCGCCGCGGGGGGCTCCAACCATGGCCAG GCTCAATCTTTTGAGGTCCCTACAAGGACCATGGAGGAGGCCCTGAACGTGGTTCCGAAACCCGTCCACCAAAAGCTAGATGCACTTCATTGGACTCTTGACGACATCAAAGAAGTGGCTAACAAGCTGGCTGAGAGGCAGGACAAGTTCGATGAGGCGATGGCCACATTTGGTCCCATGCTGAACGTCATGGCTCTGAAGGTGGAGGACCTCCTCAAGAAGTTCGAGGACACCATGCCTCCGAAGCCCAAGCTGTGA